A DNA window from Paenibacillus segetis contains the following coding sequences:
- the cydC gene encoding thiol reductant ABC exporter subunit CydC, with product MKQEQWIRPYFRVYSGRFALYLILGALTLLSASMLMFTSGFLISKSSLQPYNILMVYVPIVGVRTFGIGRAVIHYVERLVGHDTVLRILSKMRVKLYKILEPQALFISSRYRTGDLLSVLADDIEQLQNVYIRTVFPSLVALILYAAAVIGLSGFDVVFAGLVAIYIFILVAVLPYISLKLTRATNIAVKRERNGLYQKLTDAVMGISDWVISGRQAEFVESYERDEEIVARKEQRLRAWARWRSLIGQMVVAAIVVSMVYWSAGQAAAGSIDPTFIVAFVLIVFPLADAFLPVSEAMERIPQYRESLSRLDRISGSSNMESSVSKDGQGNESLTENRAEAGVSQEALSKASRSVSLELRNVKFAYSSDDANSVDNVSLDIPQGKRIAIIGRSGAGKSTLLKLIQGAIAPVSGSVTINGLPAMNYGDDISKVISVLNQRPHLFDTTIANNIRLGRPESSEEEIIQASKSAQLDELVRSLPAGLDTPMRETGQRFSGGERQRVALARILLQNNPVLILDEPTVGLDPRTERELLSTIFSTTKGKSLIWVTHHLVGAECMDEVIFMEHGVILMRGTHAELMEREPRYRNLYALDRPGV from the coding sequence ATGAAGCAGGAGCAATGGATAAGACCTTATTTTCGGGTCTATAGTGGGCGGTTTGCACTCTATTTGATTTTGGGTGCACTAACACTACTTTCTGCGTCAATGCTCATGTTCACCTCTGGATTCTTAATTTCCAAGTCGTCGCTGCAGCCATACAATATTCTCATGGTATATGTACCGATTGTTGGTGTGAGAACGTTTGGTATTGGTCGGGCGGTCATTCATTATGTGGAGCGGCTAGTTGGACACGATACGGTTCTGCGTATTTTATCGAAAATGCGAGTCAAATTATATAAAATTCTTGAGCCGCAAGCGTTGTTTATTTCTTCACGCTATCGGACCGGAGACCTTCTAAGCGTCTTAGCTGACGATATAGAACAATTACAAAATGTATATATCCGCACCGTGTTTCCAAGTTTAGTGGCTTTGATTCTTTATGCGGCTGCTGTAATTGGACTCAGTGGGTTTGATGTTGTATTCGCAGGTTTAGTTGCAATCTATATCTTCATTCTGGTGGCTGTACTTCCCTATATCTCATTGAAGCTTACTAGAGCAACGAATATCGCAGTGAAGCGTGAGCGAAATGGACTTTATCAGAAGCTTACGGATGCTGTGATGGGGATTAGTGATTGGGTAATCAGTGGCCGACAAGCGGAGTTTGTGGAATCGTATGAGCGGGATGAAGAAATTGTGGCTCGCAAAGAACAAAGATTACGGGCTTGGGCTAGATGGAGAAGCTTAATAGGGCAAATGGTTGTCGCTGCGATTGTTGTTTCAATGGTGTATTGGTCTGCGGGACAAGCGGCGGCTGGGAGCATTGATCCTACTTTTATCGTAGCCTTCGTGCTAATCGTGTTTCCACTTGCCGATGCCTTTCTTCCTGTATCAGAAGCGATGGAACGGATTCCTCAGTACCGGGAATCATTGAGTAGGTTGGATCGTATTTCAGGATCATCTAATATGGAGTCCTCCGTATCAAAGGATGGTCAAGGGAATGAATCTTTAACTGAAAATAGGGCAGAAGCTGGCGTAAGCCAAGAAGCACTTAGCAAGGCCTCCCGCAGTGTCTCGCTGGAACTGCGAAATGTGAAGTTTGCCTATAGTTCGGATGATGCCAATTCTGTTGATAACGTGTCTTTGGATATTCCCCAGGGCAAACGGATCGCGATTATTGGCCGCAGTGGTGCAGGTAAATCTACATTACTGAAGCTAATTCAAGGTGCTATCGCTCCAGTTAGTGGCTCGGTTACAATTAATGGCCTTCCTGCTATGAATTACGGCGATGATATCTCAAAGGTGATTTCTGTATTGAACCAGCGCCCACATTTGTTTGATACGACAATTGCAAACAATATTCGGTTGGGTCGTCCAGAATCATCGGAGGAAGAGATTATTCAGGCGAGTAAGTCAGCGCAGCTTGACGAGTTAGTTCGATCTCTTCCGGCTGGGCTGGATACGCCGATGCGTGAGACAGGCCAACGTTTCTCTGGAGGGGAACGGCAGCGTGTTGCCTTAGCGCGTATTTTGCTGCAAAATAATCCGGTACTCATCCTTGATGAGCCTACAGTAGGGCTCGATCCTCGTACGGAGCGGGAGTTGCTGTCAACGATTTTCAGTACCACTAAAGGGAAATCATTGATTTGGGTTACTCACCATTTGGTTGGTGCCGAATGCATGGATGAAGTGATTTTTATGGAGCATGGTGTTATTCTCATGCGGGGTACACATGCCGAATTGATGGAGCGAGAACCTAGATATCGTAATTTATACGCTCTGGATCGTCCAGGGGTTTAA